ccAAGATGGTGGGTGAACCCCCCTCCCAAAACCCTTGGGTGGGTAGAGTGATTCAAGgggtgtgacccccccccccagccccactagGACCCCCAGGGAGAGCTGGGCTCCTCTGCCGCTCCGCAGCATCCAGCCCGATGCTGGGGGGAGAATGGGAGCACCCTAAAATAACCGTGTGTCCcatcctccccccgcccccccaacagGGCAGATCAGCAAGGAGGTGGCGCAGGAGAACAGCCGCCTGAACATCGTGGGGCTGGTGGGCTCCATCGACAACGATTTCTGCGGCACTGACATGACCATCGGCACCGACTCAGCGCTGCACCGCATCATGGAGGTCATCGACGCCATCACCACCACGGCGCAGAGGTGagcgggctgggggctgcgggctgGGGGCTTGACCGCTCCCCCCCTGGGCGTACGCACccaccttccttctcctcccacccgTGTCCTTGCAGCCACCAGCGGACCTTCGTGCTGGAGGTGATGGGCCGCCACTGTGGGTAAGCCCCCGCGGGCGAGGAAGCCCATCGGTGGGACGGGACGCCACATTTTGGGGCCGGTGCTGCCAccgccgtgtcccccccaggTACCTGGCGCTGGTGTCTGGCCTGGCTTCAGGCGCTGACTGGCTCTTCATCCCCGAATCCCCTCCGGAGGACGGCTGGGAGGACCTCATGTGCGAGAGGCTCGGGGAGGTGAGGGGGGCTTCCTACAGTCCCGTCCCCCTTTTCTCCCTGGAAGGTCCCCACAGGGACCTGGGCTGAGCCCCGCAGCCAGTGCCCGGCCCCTGCGAAGCTTCGGGAGCTCCCGCCATTGTCCCTGTGAAACGGGGCACTCAGCCGAGTGCAAATCCAGCCCTTGCATGCCAGGGGCAGCGGTGGCTCGGGGGCTCGGCCGTCCAGAACCTGAGCCACCCCCGCCACACACCTCTCCGGGCTACAGCCAGTGGGGGCAAAGGATGCTCAGACGCGGCCGCCGGTGAGTTTTGGCTAAGCCGCGGCggctgttttcttcccctcacaCCCAGACGCGCAGCAGAGGGTCGCGGCTCAACATCATCATCATCGCCGAGGGCGCCATCGACCGCAGCGGCAAACCCATCTCTTCCAACTACGTGAAGGACGTAAGCGCCCGCTCCGGCGCCCGCTCCGGCACCCGCGGTGGCCAGCGGGTCCCCGGCGTGACGTCTGCTCTGCTCCGCAGCTGGTGGTGCAACGCTTGGGCTTCGACACGCGGGTCACCGTCCTCGGCCACGTGCAGCGCGGAGGGACCCCTTCAGCCTTTGACCGTGTGCTGGTAGGTTttgggaggggggacacgggaaGGGGGGGGTCACCCTGCAGAAAGGAGCAGGCGGCTGGGGCACCCCActcctgccttccctctgccTGTTGCAAAGGACTTGCTGGCTGAGAGGAGGCTCAGACAGGCTTGGCCCCGCTGTGCCAGGCAGAGTGATGCACCCGTTACCCCTCATGTGCTGCAAATTTCAcgggtttttaaataaaaccagcagctctCTGGCTGTAAATCAGGCGGTCAAGCAGCTGCAAGGTTTCCAAGCCTGCGGGAGTGTTGCTGTGCGAGCCCAGGGGAGCATCCCGCCCGGCTGGCACGGGTGGCCCAGGTGTCACGGGGTGGCGGGGGTCCCTTTCGCTCCGCAGAGCAGCAAGATGGGGATGGAGGCGGTGATGGCACTGCTGGAGGCCACGCCAGACACCCCCGCCTGCGTGGTGAGCCTCTCGGGGAACCAGTCGGTGCGGCTGCCGCTCATGGAGTGCGTCCAGGTGGTGAGTACCGGGGCGGGGATCGGGCACACCAAGCCCCCTGGGTGGGggtcccgctcccctccccgcagGCGTGGGGGTCACGGTGCTGCATCTCTCCCCCTGCCAAGACGAAGGATGTGCAGAAGGCCATGGATGAGAAGAGGTTTGAGGAGGCCATCCAGCTCCGTGGGAGGTGAGGAGCAGCGACCGGGATGGGGGGAGATATCCCTATGGGGTGGCCAAAAGGAGGTGCTGGGATGGGGGCTTCTCCCTGGGGGAAAACCAGCCGCTCCTGCAGCCGGGGAGGGtcgtcccccccctccccagggtccAGGCACGCCTTGGGGCCATGCTGCCTTGTCCTTGCAGGAGCTTTGAGAACAACTGGAACATCTACAAGCTTCTGGCGCACCAGAAGCCAGCACAGGAGAAGGTGAGGAGGGTTGGAGAGCGGCAGGGGACACCATCCCTGCCTTGGGGACACGCACCCAAgtgctgtccccatccctgtccccacagagcCCCTTCAGCCTGGCCATCCTGAACGTGGGTGCCCCCGCCGCGGGCATGAACGCTGCCGTCAGATCAGCCGTGCGGATCAGCATTTGCCAGGGACACACCATCTATGCAGTGAGCGACGGCTTCGAGGGCTTGGCCAAGGGGCAGGTAAGGGGAACGGCGAGCCTGGGTTTCCCAGAGGGATGAGTTTGggcttggagggggggtggtggggtgctcccccaccccaaaaccgAGCGCTGCTGCTTGCAGATCCGTGAGGTGGGCTGGCACGACGTGGCAGGCTGGCTGGGACGCGGCGGGTCCATGCTGGGCACCAAACGGTAAGcacagccccgggggggctgggggacgTAGTGGAAGAGACGCTGCTGCCCCGGGGGATTGCAGGGACCCCCTGTCCTCACCCCGTGgtctcttctccccttccctacCGCAGGACGCTGCCCAAGACCTGCATGGAAAAGATCGTGGAGAACGTGCGGAAATTCAACATCCAGGGGCTGCTGGTCATTGGGGGGTTTGAGGTGCGGGGGACCCCTCAGCCCTGTTTCGGTGGGGGCCAGGGCGGGCTGTTGGCATCCCAGGCGACACCAGCCCCCCAGGCCATCCCTTTTGGGGTGTGGATCCATCCCCTGGGGCCAGCATCTCCCCAGCTCTCGGCTGCTTGCAGGCGTACGAGGGGGTGCTGCAGCTGGTGGAGGCCCGTGGGCAGTACGAGGAGCTCTGCATCATCATGTGCGTCATCCCCGCCACCATCAGCAACAACGTCCCCGGGACCGACTTCAGCCTGGGCTCAGACACAGCCGTCAACGCGGCCATGGAGGTGGGGAACAGGGCAGGGCGCAGCTCGCGGGGCCGTCCCGCTCCACCCCTCGACAGGCGGGAATGAACCAACATCCCATCCCAGGCAGCAAAAATGGGTTTTCCTAGTGTGAGCTGCCTTTCTCCTGGCACAGAGTTGTGACCGCATCAAGCAGTCGGCCTCAGGCACCAAGCGCCGGGTCTTCATCGTGGAGACGATGGGGGGCTACTGCGGGTACCTGTCGACTGTCACCGGCATCGCGGTGGGCGCTGACGCCGCCTACGTCTACGAAGATCCCTTCACCATCCATGACCTGAAGGTGAACAGGGCGGGAGCTGCTTTCTGGCAGCATCGTTTGGgtaaaataagaaggaaaactgGGAAAgggagggctgtggggcagggcaggatTTGGAGGAACACGGTCAAGGCCTGGGAAGCTGCTGTGTTGCTGTTAGTGGCACTTGGGTCCAACCAAGAGGACCAGAGGGACCCAGGATGGCTGCCAGCATCCTGGCGTTCATCTTGCAGGCCAATGTGGAGCACTTGACCGACAAAATGAAGACAGATATCCAGAGAGGATTGGTGCTGCGGTGAGTTGGGGGCCCCTGGGGACACTCGCTGAAAAACCCAGCCCCGTGGTGGGGAGCAAGGGCGGAGCTGAGCTCTGCCCGCAGCTGGAGAGGGGTTCCCGGGTGCAGCGGGGTTTGGCACGGTGGGTGCACGGCGTCCTGCCTGGGGATGCCATGCTCGGCCAGGGGGACAGTTCTACGCTGGATGCATCCGGGGCCATCCTGGGGAGATGGGCTGGGGCGCTGGGCCTCAgggagaacaaaacagaaaaaaaaaaaaaaaaggtgtttagaGGAGCATGGAGGAACCCCCTGGGGATGCCAGATTAAGGAGCAGCCCCCCCacctcttccctctgctcctccagcaacGAGAAGTGCCATGAGCACTACACCACCGAGTTCCTCTACAACCTCTACTCCTCCGAGGGCAAAGGCATCTTCGACTGCAGGATTAACGTCCTGGGCCACCTCCAGCAGGTACAGGGGACAGGACCACACAGGCCACTGCTGTCCCCAAGAGCTGGGTGGGCTTGATGTGCCCATTTCTTTGTCCCCAGGGGGGAGCCCCGACCCCCTTTGACCGCAACTATGGGACCAAGCTGGGAGTGAAGGCGGTGCTGTGGATGTCAGAGAAGCTGGAGGAGGTCTACTGCAAGGGTGAGCTGACGGCTGGGGGtcccatggggggtggctggtGGCACTGGGTAGCCCCTGCTGCTCCGTTTAGCCCCTGGAAGGTGGCCATGGTCAGCTGTGTATCCCTCCCAGGGCGTGTGTTTGCCAACTCGGACGACTCTGCCTGTGTGATCGGGCTCAGGAAGAAGGTGGTGGCCTTCAGCCCCGTGACGGAGCTTAAGAAAGTCACCGATTTCGAGTAAGTTCCCACGCCCCAGCGGTTTATCAGGCCCTGGGCGGACCTTCCTGGGCCGTCCCTGGGGTCACTTGAGAGCCGTGTCCCCCCCCTGCACAGGCACAGGCTGCCCCAAGAGCAGTGGTGGCTGAACCTGCGGCTGATGCTGAAGATGCTCGCCAACTACCAGATCAGCCTGACCGAGTATATCTCGGGGAAGATGGAGCATGTCACCCGCCGCACACTCAGCATCGAGAAGGGCTTCTAGTCCCACCAGCCTGAGCTGTAGCCCCCTCTCCACATCCTCTCCATCCCCACGTGCTGCTCGGGGAGCACCGGGTCCCCCCTTGTTCTCAGTAGCCCTGTAGCTTTGCCATCGACCCCTTGAAGCAGGCAGAGCCTGGTCCCAGCTCCCAAAACAGCACAATCCTGCCCCAGATCGCTGGTCCAGGGTCTGGTCCCTGTGCAGATGCAGACAAGAGGTGTTGCTAGAGCCCAGCTGCACATCCCAGACCCTTAATCATCCCTTAAGAGTTTATTCCTATTATTTAATGGTGGGGTATCTTGATTCTTTATTTAGCGGCTTGACCGCCTGAGCCAACTGCTGCTTTTAGTTGCCTGCCCTGCGTGCaggaggggagctgagggggatGCGGTGCCGTCCTGCAGCAGGTAGGGGCTGGTCCCGGGGGCTTTTGGCTGCCCCATGAGCCCCGGTAGAGCTCCATCCTCCCCCGGCGTTTGCTCAGTGGGGTGTCTCGAGGGCTCAGCGCAGAGCACCGGTCCTGGCCAGCCCCTCTTCCCCGGCCACCTTGCATGATGCTTGGATGCGACCGTCACCGCACGGCCCCGGGTGCCGTGCCCATCATCTCACCGCTGCTCTGTAACCCCCAAATCTTGTATGATTCGTGGCGCTGCTCTCCTCCTCTAGAGATAAAACCCGCTGGAGCCAAACCTGCCTCGCTCCGGAGAGTGGTCATTGCGCGCCGAGTCCCCGTGGGGAGGAATGGGGGGGGCAGACCTGGGGTTAGGATGGGAATGAGCAAAGCCAGATGGTTTGCTGGGGCCAGGTTGATGCTGGGCCAGGACGTTTCCCTGCTTCATGCGTCCTCAAAGCCTGGGAGAGTGGGACTGCGGGCGGCCTCTCCCTGGCTGGGCTGTGGCGGGTGCTAGGTCAGCATCCCTCTGCGGGCAGACTTCGCAATCCTGGAGAAAAATTGCTTCTCCCATGGCTTGGTTCCCACCTTCAAAGAAAGCGCAGAAGTGATTTATCAAGGCGCTGTGTTTGTTTGTTAAGGCAGTTTCTCAGGGCAGCTGCCAAGCGCACTGGCTCCCGCCTGCAGTGCTCGGGCTTGGCTGAGCTCTGCCGCGCTTGGCCGAGGCCGGACGGCTGCCTGTACCCCCTTTCCCAGGCCATTTTCCTCTTGGGGCTTTCAGCTGACGGCTCCAGCCTCTGGGATGTCGCCAGCACAAGGATGCATCACAGTCTTTTGGGTCAgatatgcagttatttttttcctccccatggAGTTGTCCCCAAGTGACAAGTCCCCCTTGATTTCAGTGCTTTTCCCCTAGCTGGCTACGTTACTTGTTTTAAGCTCTGGAAGATGATGATAATCATTGTATCTTCCCTGCCAGAGCTGGACAGACGGAGAAATAGTGTTTTACTTGCTGATGGAAGCAGCATCACTGCTCTTCCTGGGCAAGTATCTGCTCTGGGGACGCCAGGCAGAGAGCGGTGGGCTCTCCCACCATCCCATGTGCTGCTTTCAAGGAGCCCCAACCAGCTCCCAAGCAAGACCGTCCATCAGCCACAGACACCGCACCGTGGTGGTCCCTGTCCCATCAAGCCTCCGAGAGTCCCCGAGAACGGTCTGAACACAAGTCGTGCTGGATCCATGCCCGCAGGCAGACAGCTGCTGGCGTTTTCCATGACTGGGACATGTCTGCCCTCACCGCTCGATATCCCCCGCTGAGGCAGGTCAGGGTGAAAGCAGGTCACGCCGAAAAGCCACACGGTTGTGCCATGGCCCGGGTGGAGCCTCGTGCCCGGGCGTAGCTGGCAGGCGTGTTTTCTCCTGCCTGGCGCGCTCggcagcaggcagggcactgcaggggctggcacggcaCCGCagccctcctccagcagccacgTTTAGGGTGTGAATGGGGAAGGGGGTGTCCCCACGCTCAGACCAGC
This region of Strix uralensis isolate ZFMK-TIS-50842 chromosome 9, bStrUra1, whole genome shotgun sequence genomic DNA includes:
- the PFKL gene encoding ATP-dependent 6-phosphofructokinase, liver type, whose amino-acid sequence is MAAAELERLRMAGAGMAIAVLTSGGDAQGMNAAVRAVTRMGIYVGAKVFLIYEGYEGLVEGGDNIKQANWLSVSNIIQLGGTVIGSARCKAFTTRAGRLRAARNLVEHGITNLCVIGGDGSLTGADIFRSEWGELLEELVQDGQISKEVAQENSRLNIVGLVGSIDNDFCGTDMTIGTDSALHRIMEVIDAITTTAQSHQRTFVLEVMGRHCGYLALVSGLASGADWLFIPESPPEDGWEDLMCERLGETRSRGSRLNIIIIAEGAIDRSGKPISSNYVKDLVVQRLGFDTRVTVLGHVQRGGTPSAFDRVLSSKMGMEAVMALLEATPDTPACVVSLSGNQSVRLPLMECVQVTKDVQKAMDEKRFEEAIQLRGRSFENNWNIYKLLAHQKPAQEKSPFSLAILNVGAPAAGMNAAVRSAVRISICQGHTIYAVSDGFEGLAKGQIREVGWHDVAGWLGRGGSMLGTKRTLPKTCMEKIVENVRKFNIQGLLVIGGFEAYEGVLQLVEARGQYEELCIIMCVIPATISNNVPGTDFSLGSDTAVNAAMESCDRIKQSASGTKRRVFIVETMGGYCGYLSTVTGIAVGADAAYVYEDPFTIHDLKANVEHLTDKMKTDIQRGLVLRNEKCHEHYTTEFLYNLYSSEGKGIFDCRINVLGHLQQGGAPTPFDRNYGTKLGVKAVLWMSEKLEEVYCKGRVFANSDDSACVIGLRKKVVAFSPVTELKKVTDFEHRLPQEQWWLNLRLMLKMLANYQISLTEYISGKMEHVTRRTLSIEKGF